A single region of the Solwaraspora sp. WMMD791 genome encodes:
- a CDS encoding acyl-CoA dehydrogenase family protein, with the protein MGTQEPSRTELVTRAAELVPILQQHAVWGEENRRLHDEVLDAMTAAGVLRMRLPRRYGGYESDARTVLDVLTQVGRGDGSAAWVASVWSISSWMASLFPDDVQDEVFTSPEVRVCGVLSPSAVAEPTRGGYTVNGQWGFISGALHSQWQAILAMGPASDGSQGPLLALVPMSDLEIVDDWRTSGLRATGSVTTVAREVFVPAERVLPMAAVLNGQLASRRNAGSGVYRQPLMATGSGCFTGSALGIAKAGLESFLERLPSRKITYTDHASQREAPLTHHQVAEASLTIDEAEFHAQRLAGLLDARSASGEPWSVPDRALGRVSLGRVLHLTKKAVEILRTASGGTSIYEHVPIQRIDRDLQALNLHALMHPDTTFELYGRIQCGLEPNTVYI; encoded by the coding sequence TTGGGAACGCAGGAACCATCCCGTACCGAACTCGTGACCCGCGCGGCCGAGCTGGTTCCGATCCTTCAGCAACACGCGGTGTGGGGTGAGGAGAACCGCCGACTGCACGACGAGGTTCTCGATGCGATGACCGCCGCCGGTGTCCTGCGTATGCGCCTGCCTCGCCGCTACGGCGGGTACGAGAGCGACGCCCGGACGGTGCTCGACGTCCTCACCCAGGTGGGCCGCGGCGACGGCTCAGCCGCATGGGTGGCCTCGGTGTGGTCGATCAGTAGCTGGATGGCGTCCCTGTTCCCCGACGATGTCCAGGACGAGGTGTTCACCAGTCCGGAGGTGCGGGTGTGCGGGGTGCTCTCGCCCTCCGCCGTCGCCGAGCCCACCAGAGGCGGCTACACGGTCAACGGGCAGTGGGGATTCATCAGCGGCGCGTTGCACAGCCAGTGGCAGGCCATCCTGGCGATGGGGCCGGCGTCCGACGGCAGCCAGGGGCCGCTGTTGGCGCTGGTGCCGATGTCCGATCTGGAGATCGTCGACGACTGGCGCACCTCCGGCCTGCGCGCGACGGGCAGCGTCACGACGGTCGCCCGCGAGGTGTTCGTGCCCGCCGAACGGGTGCTGCCGATGGCCGCCGTGCTCAACGGGCAGCTCGCCTCACGGCGCAACGCCGGCTCGGGCGTCTACCGTCAGCCGCTGATGGCAACGGGCAGTGGATGCTTCACCGGATCGGCGCTGGGAATCGCGAAGGCAGGACTGGAGAGCTTCCTCGAACGCCTCCCCAGCCGCAAGATCACGTACACGGACCATGCCAGCCAGCGGGAGGCGCCGCTGACCCACCACCAGGTGGCCGAGGCGTCGCTCACCATCGATGAGGCCGAGTTCCACGCGCAGCGCCTCGCCGGTCTGCTGGATGCGCGAAGCGCCTCCGGTGAGCCCTGGTCGGTTCCCGACCGCGCGCTGGGCCGGGTAAGCCTCGGGCGGGTCCTCCATCTGACGAAGAAGGCGGTCGAGATCCTGCGCACGGCCAGCGGCGGGACCTCGATCTACGAGCACGTTCCCATCCAGCGAATCGACCGTGATCTGCAGGCGTTGAACCTGCATGCCCTCATGCACCCCGACACGACCTTCGAGCTGTACGGCCGGATCCAGTGCGGGTTGGAGCCGAACACGGTCTACATCTGA
- a CDS encoding methyltransferase domain-containing protein: MNADVGRHFDERSPIEDEFRDGHLHMWYWYDRDDPATLTEAVLRITQKVTDTLGLRRGEHLMDAGCGPGGTAVYLATTHDVRITGITLSEFELHRATTRARRAGVDDRVRFQLADFMALPYRTGSFDAVLALESLQNAPDLDLALRELFRVLRPGGRISFSDFTLESSAEPDRLSAFMAALNLPRVPTLAEWLAHTRAAGFDIEEYTQCGPRVVGRQSSYIVAASRRREEIGARFGDGVLAEFSKGQRGFFAPRQNQVGYAIVSARKPYR, translated from the coding sequence TTGAACGCCGATGTTGGCAGACACTTCGACGAGCGGTCTCCGATCGAAGACGAGTTCCGCGACGGTCACCTGCACATGTGGTACTGGTACGACCGCGACGATCCGGCCACGTTGACCGAGGCGGTCCTTCGCATCACCCAGAAGGTCACCGACACGCTCGGCCTACGACGCGGTGAACACCTCATGGACGCCGGCTGCGGCCCCGGTGGAACAGCGGTGTATCTGGCGACGACACACGACGTCCGGATCACCGGAATCACGTTGAGCGAGTTCGAGTTGCATCGCGCCACGACACGAGCCCGGCGCGCCGGGGTAGACGACCGGGTTCGTTTCCAGCTCGCGGACTTCATGGCGTTGCCCTATCGCACCGGTTCGTTCGACGCCGTGTTGGCGCTGGAGTCGCTCCAGAACGCCCCCGATCTCGACCTCGCACTGCGCGAGCTGTTCCGGGTGCTCCGCCCCGGCGGACGGATCTCGTTCTCCGACTTCACGTTGGAGTCCTCCGCCGAACCGGACCGGCTGTCGGCGTTCATGGCCGCGCTCAACCTGCCACGCGTACCGACGCTGGCCGAATGGCTCGCACATACCCGGGCCGCCGGCTTCGACATCGAGGAGTACACCCAGTGTGGGCCCCGGGTGGTCGGTCGTCAATCGAGCTATATCGTGGCCGCGAGTCGTCGCAGGGAAGAGATCGGGGCACGGTTCGGCGACGGGGTGCTGGCGGAGTTCAGCAAAGGGCAGCGCGGGTTCTTCGCCCCCCGACAGAACCAGGTCGGCTACGCCATCGTGTCCGCCCGAAAGCCGTACCGCTGA